Proteins encoded together in one Cicer arietinum cultivar CDC Frontier isolate Library 1 chromosome 4, Cicar.CDCFrontier_v2.0, whole genome shotgun sequence window:
- the LOC140920012 gene encoding protein FAR1-RELATED SEQUENCE 5-like, whose amino-acid sequence MNHHQLNISYSYIVNFYLKRILQVFSSREAVFEWAKAIGRQNGILIVTIRSDKANGIRGRKDKLILGCERGGRYKSESKKSVTCSHKENCPFTLRCVPLSVGEGWKISVRCGTHNHELLDTVTGHSYLGRLNEEERKFVNDMTKYKLAPRFILNALKVRNETNVTIPSQIYKARSTYRSSLRGPYTEMQHLLKLIQQENYVHWTRRRENSDILRDIFWTHPDCIKLLNTFHFVLICDSTYKTNRYRLPLLEIVGVTSTSLTFSVGFAYLEKERQDNFIWAFEKVRMLFKSESLISKVIVTDRDLAMMNAISVVFPTSIHLLCRFHIEKNVGARCKQYVKKDRQEEVMDLWKKIVYSTSVEEYDHHLQQFELLCADIILFVDYVKDSWLTPYKERFVNVWTKRVMHLGNTTSNRVESAHWRLKNMLQTSFGDLCKSWDAVNMMLKNQICIIQSSFQKTIKDVEHGYNSQFFQNLHHCVSRKCMKLIDKQLERVKIVCTNKTECGCSIRTTHGLPCACELAKLQIYGNVIPLDSIHDF is encoded by the exons ATGAATCATCAccaattaaatatttcttatagttatatagttaatttttatttgaaacgtATTTTGCAGGTATTTTCTTCTCGAGAAGCtgtatttgaatgggcaaaagcgattggaagacaaaatggaattttaattgttaccattcgatcagataaagcaaacggaattaggggaagaaaagacaaattgattttgggatgcgaaagaggtggaagatataaatcagaatcaaaaaaatcagtaacttgctctcataaggaaaactgtccatttactctcagatgtgtaccattaagtgtcggtgaaggatggaaaattagtgttcgttgtgggACACACAATCATGAATTACTTGATACTGTAACCGGTCATTCctatttggggcgtttaaacgaagaagagaggaaatttgtcaatgatatgacaaagtataagcttgcacccagattcattctaaatgctttgaaagtgAGAAATGAAACCAATGTCACTATTcccagtcaaatatataaagcaaggagtacttatcgatcatcattgagaggtccgtacacagaaatgcagcatctgttgaagttaatacaacaagaaaattatgtgcattggacaagaagacgggaaaattctgatattttgagagatattttttggacgcatcctgactgtataaagttgttaaacacatttcattttgttttgatatgtgatagcacatacaaaacaaacagatatcggttgccattacttgaaatagtCGGTGTCActtctactagtttgacattttcagttgggtttgcttatttggaaaaagagcgacaagataacttcatctgggcatttgaGAAGGTACGAATGTTGTTCAAATCTGAGTCTttgatttctaaagttattgtgactgatagagatcttgccatgatgaatgcgattagtgttgtgtttcctacttcaatacatttgctatgtcgttttcatattgaaaaaaatgttggggcaagatgcaaacaatatgtcaaaaaggatagacaagaagaagtaatggatttatggaaaaagattgtctattcgactagtgtggaagagtatgatcatcatttgcaacaatttgagctattgtgtgccgatattattctttttgttgattatgtgaaagattcatggttaacaccttacaaagaaaggttTGTCAACGTTTGGACCAAgagagtgatgcatttggggaacacaacatctaacag agttgagtctgctcattggagattgaaaaacatgcttcaaactagttttggtgatttgtgtaaaagttgggatgcagtgaatatgatgttgaagaaccaaatatgtatcattcaatcttcttttcagaaaaccatcaaggatgttgagcacgggtataattcacaattttttcaaaatctacatcactgtgtatcaagaaaatgtatgaaattaattgataaacAGTTGGAAAGGGTGAAGATTGTATGCACTAACAAAACAGAATGTGGTTGTTCAATtagaacaactcatggattaccatgtgcCTGTGAGTTGGCTAAGTTGCAGATATATGgtaatgttatccctttagatagcattcatgATTTTTAG